One window of Solwaraspora sp. WMMA2056 genomic DNA carries:
- the frr gene encoding ribosome recycling factor, producing MIEETLLEAEEKMERAVEHAKEDLGAIRTGRATPAMFSRIVLDYYGTPTPITQMASVAVPEPRMAIIKPYDMSQLAAMEKAIRDSDLGVNPNNEGNQLRILLPQMTEDRRRDMIKVARGKGEDAKVAIRNVRRKGKEELDRIVKDGEAGEDDGRRAEKELDDLTHRYVSSVDELVKHKETELLEV from the coding sequence GTGATCGAGGAGACTCTGCTCGAAGCGGAGGAGAAGATGGAGCGTGCGGTCGAGCACGCCAAGGAGGATCTGGGCGCGATCCGTACCGGTCGGGCCACTCCGGCCATGTTCTCCCGGATCGTGCTCGACTACTACGGAACCCCGACGCCGATCACCCAGATGGCGTCCGTCGCGGTGCCGGAGCCGCGAATGGCGATCATCAAGCCGTACGACATGTCGCAGCTCGCCGCGATGGAGAAGGCGATCCGGGACTCGGACCTGGGCGTGAACCCGAACAACGAGGGTAACCAGCTGCGGATCCTGCTGCCGCAGATGACCGAGGACCGTCGCCGGGACATGATCAAGGTGGCCCGGGGCAAGGGCGAGGACGCCAAGGTGGCGATCCGTAACGTCCGGCGCAAGGGCAAGGAAGAGCTGGACCGCATCGTCAAGGACGGCGAAGCCGGCGAGGACGATGGACGCCGTGCCGAGAAGGAGCTGGACGATCTGACCCACCGGTACGTCTCCAGCGTCGACGAACTGGTCAAGCACAAGGAAACCGAGCTGCTCGAGGTCTGA
- the pyrH gene encoding UMP kinase, translating to MTQATSGSPLAADDPTAPPPGRSRRVVLKLSGEVFGGGAIGVDPDVVQDIARQIATVSRLGVQVSVVVGGGNFFRGAELQKRGMDRARADYMGMLGTVMNCLALQDFLEKEGVETRVQSAITMAQVAEPYIPLRAIRHLEKGRVVIFGAGAGMPYFSTDTVSAQRALEIHADVVLMSKNGVDGVYTADPRTDPTARKLDTVTFAEALRRGLRVADAAAFSLCMDNDLPMLVFGAQGDDTIVRAVAGERIGTLITT from the coding sequence ATGACGCAGGCAACGAGTGGGAGCCCGCTCGCGGCGGACGACCCCACGGCACCGCCGCCGGGGCGTTCCCGGCGGGTGGTGCTGAAGCTGTCCGGTGAGGTCTTCGGCGGTGGGGCGATCGGCGTCGACCCGGACGTCGTCCAGGACATCGCCCGGCAGATCGCGACCGTCTCCCGGCTGGGGGTCCAGGTCTCGGTGGTGGTCGGCGGCGGCAACTTCTTCCGCGGCGCGGAGTTGCAGAAACGCGGCATGGACCGGGCCCGTGCCGACTACATGGGCATGCTCGGCACGGTGATGAACTGTCTCGCGCTGCAGGACTTCCTGGAGAAGGAAGGCGTGGAGACGCGGGTGCAGAGCGCGATCACGATGGCCCAGGTCGCCGAACCGTACATTCCGCTGCGGGCGATCCGGCACCTGGAGAAGGGCCGGGTGGTCATCTTCGGTGCCGGCGCCGGGATGCCGTACTTCTCCACCGACACGGTCTCCGCCCAGCGGGCGCTGGAGATTCACGCCGACGTCGTCCTGATGAGCAAGAACGGGGTGGACGGGGTGTACACCGCGGATCCGCGGACCGATCCCACTGCCCGCAAGCTGGACACCGTGACCTTCGCCGAGGCGCTGCGACGTGGTCTGCGGGTCGCCGACGCCGCCGCCTTCAGCCTCTGCATGGACAACGACCTGCCGATGCTGGTCTTCGGTGCGCAGGGCGACGACACGATCGTGCGCGCGGTCGCCGGGGAACGCATCGGTACCTTGATCACGACCTGA
- the tsf gene encoding translation elongation factor Ts — protein sequence MSNFTAADVKKLRDLTGAGMMDCKKALQEAEGDVDKAVEILRIKGAKDVGKRAGRTAANGLVAHAGSALLELNCETDFVAKNTDFIEFAQLLVEHGEQIKATDAESLLGSTLADGRSVADAVQEQSAKIGEKLVLNRFARLDGTIAVYLHRKAQDLPPQVGVLVGYAGKTDEAADADARGVAMQIAAMRPRFLTRDEVPAETVESERRIAEQTAREEGKPEAAMPKIIEGRVNAFFKDFVLLEQASVADNKKTVKQVVAEAGIDLTGFVRFEVGQA from the coding sequence ATGTCCAACTTCACCGCCGCGGACGTCAAGAAGCTCCGCGACCTCACCGGCGCCGGCATGATGGACTGCAAGAAGGCGCTGCAGGAGGCCGAGGGCGACGTCGACAAGGCCGTCGAGATCCTGCGGATCAAGGGTGCCAAGGACGTCGGCAAGCGGGCCGGGCGTACCGCCGCCAACGGCCTGGTGGCCCACGCCGGGTCGGCCCTGCTGGAGCTCAACTGCGAGACCGACTTCGTCGCCAAGAACACCGACTTCATCGAGTTCGCCCAGCTCCTCGTCGAGCACGGTGAGCAGATCAAGGCGACCGACGCCGAATCGCTGCTCGGCTCCACCCTGGCCGACGGTCGGTCGGTGGCCGACGCCGTACAGGAGCAGTCGGCCAAGATCGGCGAGAAGCTGGTGCTCAACCGGTTCGCCCGCCTCGACGGCACCATCGCGGTCTACCTGCACCGTAAGGCGCAGGACCTGCCGCCGCAGGTCGGTGTGCTGGTCGGGTACGCCGGTAAGACCGACGAGGCCGCCGACGCCGACGCCCGGGGTGTGGCGATGCAGATCGCCGCGATGCGGCCGCGCTTCCTCACCCGCGACGAGGTGCCCGCCGAGACCGTGGAGTCGGAGCGGCGGATCGCCGAGCAGACGGCCCGCGAGGAGGGCAAGCCGGAAGCGGCGATGCCCAAGATCATCGAGGGCCGGGTGAACGCCTTCTTCAAGGACTTCGTCCTGTTGGAGCAGGCCTCGGTCGCCGACAACAAGAAGACCGTCAAGCAGGTCGTCGCCGAGGCAGGCATCGACCTCACCGGCTTCGTCCGGTTCGAGGTCGGGCAGGCCTGA
- the rpsB gene encoding 30S ribosomal protein S2: MAVVTMRQLLESGVHFGHQTRRWNPKMKRFIFTERNGIYIIDLRQTLDYIEKAYVFVRDTVADGGNILFVGTKKQAQEAIAEQATRVGQPYVNHRWLGGMLTNFQTVYKRLQRMKELEALDLTGTAQGYTKKETLQLSREKDKLSRTLGGLRDMQKVPAAIWVVDTKKEHIAVDEARKLGIPVIAVLDTNCDPDEVDFPIPGNDDAIRSAELLTRVVAAAVADGLIARSGKSRGAEDKPEPGAVATDEPLPEWERELLEGPANKENEPAPAAPAPATAAAE; the protein is encoded by the coding sequence ATGGCCGTCGTGACCATGCGTCAGCTGCTGGAAAGTGGTGTTCACTTCGGGCACCAGACCCGGCGCTGGAACCCGAAGATGAAGCGCTTCATCTTCACCGAGCGCAACGGTATCTACATCATCGACCTGCGCCAGACCCTCGACTACATCGAGAAGGCGTACGTCTTCGTGCGGGACACCGTCGCCGACGGTGGCAACATCCTCTTTGTCGGCACCAAGAAGCAGGCGCAGGAGGCGATCGCCGAGCAGGCGACCCGGGTCGGTCAGCCGTACGTCAACCACCGGTGGCTCGGCGGCATGCTGACCAACTTCCAGACGGTGTACAAGCGGCTGCAGCGGATGAAGGAGCTGGAGGCGCTCGACCTGACCGGCACCGCGCAGGGTTACACCAAGAAGGAGACCCTGCAGCTGTCACGGGAGAAGGACAAGCTCAGCCGTACGCTCGGTGGTCTGCGGGACATGCAGAAGGTGCCGGCGGCGATCTGGGTCGTCGACACCAAGAAGGAGCACATCGCCGTCGACGAGGCCCGCAAGCTGGGCATTCCGGTCATCGCGGTGCTCGACACCAACTGTGACCCGGACGAGGTCGACTTCCCGATCCCGGGCAACGACGACGCGATCCGGTCGGCCGAGCTGCTCACCCGGGTCGTGGCGGCCGCCGTCGCCGACGGCCTGATCGCCCGGTCGGGCAAGTCGCGCGGTGCCGAGGACAAGCCGGAGCCGGGTGCCGTCGCCACCGACGAGCCGCTGCCCGAGTGGGAGCGTGAGCTGCTCGAAGGCCCGGCCAACAAGGAGAACGAGCCCGCTCCCGCCGCTCCTGCTCCCGCCACTGCCGCTGCGGAATGA
- a CDS encoding YraN family protein, whose protein sequence is MTTSRQTIGRYGERCAVRFLADAGLVIVDRNWRCPTGEIDIIARDGDTVVFCEVKTRRGDRFGTPAEAVTPVKAGRIRRLAAAWLAAHPDNRRREVRFDLVAVRVGRSGSAQVDHVPAAF, encoded by the coding sequence ATGACCACAAGCAGACAAACCATCGGTCGGTACGGCGAGCGTTGCGCGGTCCGGTTCCTGGCCGACGCCGGGCTCGTCATCGTCGACCGCAACTGGCGCTGCCCGACCGGCGAGATCGACATCATCGCCCGGGACGGTGACACGGTGGTGTTCTGCGAGGTGAAGACCCGACGCGGCGACCGGTTCGGCACGCCGGCGGAGGCGGTCACGCCTGTCAAGGCCGGCCGCATTCGCCGGCTGGCCGCCGCCTGGCTCGCCGCGCACCCCGACAACCGACGCCGCGAGGTGCGTTTCGACCTCGTCGCGGTACGCGTCGGCCGCTCCGGCTCGGCCCAGGTGGATCATGTTCCCGCAGCGTTCTGA
- a CDS encoding YifB family Mg chelatase-like AAA ATPase: MSYAKVLCVGLVGVTGHLVEVEADLAAGLPAVIISGLPDTTLHEARDRVRAAVVNSGQSWPNRRITVNLLPATLPKIGSGFDLAIATALLGGTGELPLAPVDGVALLGELGLDGTVRPVRGILPMVAAAARSGVTQVVVPTTNAAEAAAVPGVRVRAVDTLHRLIAYIRGEGPLLDPPVTAPAAEPAVPDLADVSGQALGKRALEIAAAGGHHIALLGPPGAGKTMLAERLPGLLPPLDDDAALEVSALHSIAGVLPPGGPLLRRPPFQAPHHSATVASLVGGGTGLARPGAVSLAHHGVLFLDEAAEFATRALESLRQPLEKGRVLITRSRGVTEYPARCQLVLAANPCPCAKPAGDQYCECPPTVRRRYRSRLSGPLLDRVDLQVTLPPLRAAELTSTAATSETSASVAARVATARAAAARRWSGHGWRCNAMVPGPALRQPPWRLPATHTAELRHRLDVGAISARGYDRVLRLAWSIADLDERPRPDGADVGEAIQLRTGDL, from the coding sequence ATGAGTTACGCGAAGGTCCTGTGCGTCGGGCTGGTCGGGGTGACCGGACACCTGGTGGAGGTCGAGGCCGACCTCGCCGCCGGGCTGCCCGCCGTCATCATCTCCGGTCTACCCGACACCACCCTGCACGAGGCACGCGACCGGGTCCGCGCTGCGGTCGTCAACTCCGGCCAGAGCTGGCCGAACCGGCGGATCACCGTCAACCTGCTGCCCGCCACCCTGCCCAAGATCGGTTCCGGGTTCGACCTGGCCATCGCCACCGCGCTGCTCGGCGGCACCGGGGAGTTGCCGCTCGCCCCGGTCGACGGTGTCGCCCTCCTGGGCGAGCTCGGCCTCGACGGGACCGTACGACCGGTGCGCGGAATCCTGCCGATGGTGGCGGCGGCAGCCCGCAGCGGCGTCACCCAGGTCGTCGTTCCGACGACGAACGCCGCCGAGGCGGCGGCGGTTCCCGGGGTACGGGTGCGTGCCGTCGACACCCTGCACCGGCTGATCGCCTACATCAGAGGCGAGGGTCCGCTACTGGATCCGCCGGTCACGGCACCGGCTGCCGAGCCCGCCGTGCCGGATCTCGCCGATGTCTCCGGCCAGGCGCTCGGCAAGCGTGCCCTGGAGATCGCCGCCGCCGGCGGCCACCACATCGCCCTGTTGGGTCCGCCCGGAGCAGGCAAGACCATGCTGGCGGAGCGGCTGCCCGGCCTGCTGCCGCCGCTCGACGACGATGCCGCCCTGGAGGTCTCCGCGCTGCACTCGATCGCCGGTGTCCTGCCGCCCGGTGGGCCGCTGCTACGCCGGCCGCCGTTCCAGGCCCCACATCATTCCGCGACCGTCGCGTCGCTGGTCGGCGGCGGCACCGGACTCGCCCGGCCCGGCGCGGTCTCCCTGGCCCATCACGGGGTTCTCTTTCTCGACGAGGCCGCCGAGTTCGCCACCCGGGCCCTGGAATCGTTGCGGCAACCGCTGGAGAAAGGTCGGGTGCTGATCACCCGCTCGCGCGGGGTCACCGAGTATCCGGCCCGCTGCCAGCTGGTCCTGGCCGCCAATCCCTGCCCCTGCGCCAAGCCCGCCGGGGACCAGTACTGCGAATGCCCGCCGACGGTCCGCCGCCGCTACCGCAGCAGACTGTCCGGGCCGCTGCTGGACCGGGTCGACCTGCAGGTGACGCTGCCGCCGTTACGCGCCGCCGAGCTCACCTCGACCGCCGCCACGTCGGAGACGTCCGCGTCGGTGGCGGCCCGGGTCGCCACCGCCCGGGCGGCCGCTGCTCGGCGCTGGTCCGGACACGGCTGGCGGTGCAACGCCATGGTGCCCGGTCCGGCGCTGCGCCAGCCGCCCTGGCGGCTACCGGCGACGCACACCGCCGAACTCCGGCACCGACTGGACGTCGGTGCGATCTCCGCCCGCGGCTACGACCGTGTCCTGCGGCTCGCCTGGTCGATCGCCGACCTCGACGAGCGGCCACGGCCAGACGGCGCCGACGTCGGTGAAGCGATCCAACTACGGACGGGGGACCTGTGA
- the dprA gene encoding DNA-processing protein DprA encodes MPSTHDPQSLAPATGAGPTEAQLARVALTWLAEPGNEAVHQLVAEVGPVEALARLCAGRELGEAARASAAARLATADPIEVATAAVDRADRVGGRLVTPETTEWPRQIEDLRRLTRHGTRATTADGPGVRQGAPPLALWVRGPLAVDAALARSVAVVGTRAPTDYGRHVGGEFSHGLATRDWTIVSGGAYGIDACAHRGALAAGGPTVAVLACGIDRPYPAGNAAMFDQIAETGLLISEWLPGAEPLRHRFLTRNRLIAAATAGTVVVEAGARSGAAQTIRRALALGRAAMVVPGPITSAVSVGCHEILRDHPQARLVAGVAHVQEEIGRIGVDLAPPPRGPQRPRDALDPRSARVLEAVPGRGWIDLDDLAGRAGVDIRSTMRAVTELQTRGLLAGADGRYRLPPPKRA; translated from the coding sequence ATGCCATCGACGCACGACCCACAGAGCCTGGCCCCGGCGACCGGAGCCGGCCCGACCGAGGCACAACTCGCCCGGGTCGCGTTGACCTGGCTCGCCGAACCCGGCAACGAGGCCGTCCACCAGTTGGTGGCCGAGGTCGGTCCCGTCGAGGCGCTCGCCCGGCTGTGTGCCGGACGGGAGCTCGGCGAGGCTGCCCGGGCCTCGGCTGCGGCACGGTTGGCGACCGCCGACCCGATCGAGGTGGCGACGGCTGCCGTCGACCGGGCCGACCGGGTTGGCGGCCGGCTGGTCACCCCGGAGACCACCGAGTGGCCCCGACAGATCGAGGACCTGCGTCGGCTGACCCGCCACGGCACCCGCGCCACGACCGCCGACGGTCCAGGGGTCCGCCAGGGCGCGCCGCCGCTGGCGCTCTGGGTCCGAGGGCCGCTGGCGGTCGACGCGGCACTGGCCAGATCGGTCGCGGTGGTCGGCACCCGCGCCCCCACCGACTACGGCCGGCACGTCGGCGGCGAATTCAGCCACGGCCTGGCCACCCGCGACTGGACGATCGTCTCCGGTGGGGCGTACGGCATCGACGCCTGCGCCCACCGGGGAGCGCTGGCCGCTGGCGGACCGACCGTCGCGGTGCTCGCCTGCGGAATCGACCGACCCTACCCGGCCGGCAACGCGGCGATGTTCGATCAGATCGCCGAGACCGGCCTGCTGATCAGCGAGTGGCTGCCGGGTGCCGAACCACTGCGCCACCGGTTCCTCACCCGCAACCGGCTGATCGCTGCGGCCACGGCCGGCACCGTCGTCGTCGAGGCCGGTGCCCGTAGCGGCGCGGCGCAGACGATCCGGCGGGCGCTGGCGCTCGGCCGGGCCGCGATGGTGGTGCCGGGTCCGATCACCTCGGCGGTGTCGGTCGGCTGCCACGAGATCCTGCGGGACCACCCACAGGCCCGGCTCGTCGCCGGGGTGGCCCACGTACAGGAGGAGATCGGCCGGATCGGCGTCGACCTGGCCCCGCCGCCGCGCGGGCCGCAACGTCCACGCGACGCGCTCGACCCCCGGTCGGCCCGGGTCCTGGAGGCCGTGCCCGGTCGGGGCTGGATCGACCTCGACGATCTGGCTGGGCGAGCC